From the genome of Clostridium sp. BNL1100, one region includes:
- a CDS encoding radical SAM protein translates to MNFSEMFNTNVKSDVLLIQPHILKHVSVEDIDIVQQHYWEASDKVGSLIGDLPIEPNWGLLYLSSALKHNDFSVHMLDFHLYDYVKYTKTGNFIDYDDIEKILSTKKSKMVAISSLTRSHHRALKIAEICKKINPECKVVLGGIHFTFIAEEAIKSSPYVDVIIRGEGEKAIVDLMKNLNDIDKWSDLEGIVYIDRNGKIVNDNKINHIEDINKLAYPDYSLWPRDVPLIPRIYLSRGCIGNCDYCVANLLFKSKQRKRNMDDVINEIKMLYYEYKIEEMLIGDLCFPSSKKDTIDFCKRIIDSGMRIRWWCQTRPEILDDEILGYMEKSGCVQVALGIESSDPEVLEKTNSKKYGAKATQSIFDICSNVKKYKIAIQGYFIIGLPGDTIDTSIQTIKMMDYLTAEGLVDIMHISVMVPYPGTNLISNHDLYGLEIIDNDYSHYLMNCDLMNAGVPVYKTNTLDNYQIFSLWQLALSTVAKNFEKRDIKDHIMFNALNNFVNEIEV, encoded by the coding sequence ATGAATTTTAGCGAAATGTTTAACACAAACGTTAAGAGCGACGTATTACTAATTCAGCCTCACATACTAAAGCATGTATCTGTTGAAGATATTGATATTGTTCAGCAGCATTATTGGGAGGCAAGTGATAAAGTAGGTTCCTTGATAGGGGACTTGCCCATTGAGCCAAACTGGGGATTGTTGTATTTGTCCTCAGCGCTTAAGCATAATGACTTTTCAGTACATATGTTGGATTTCCATTTGTATGATTATGTTAAATACACCAAAACCGGAAATTTCATTGATTATGATGATATTGAAAAAATACTGTCCACCAAGAAAAGCAAAATGGTGGCAATATCCTCTCTGACCCGTTCCCACCACAGGGCGTTGAAGATTGCAGAGATATGCAAAAAAATCAACCCGGAATGCAAGGTAGTACTGGGTGGAATTCATTTTACTTTTATAGCTGAAGAAGCAATAAAGAGCAGTCCCTATGTAGATGTCATTATTAGAGGTGAAGGAGAAAAGGCCATAGTTGACCTTATGAAGAATTTAAATGACATAGACAAATGGAGCGATCTCGAAGGTATAGTTTATATAGACAGGAACGGAAAAATCGTAAACGACAATAAAATTAATCATATTGAAGACATAAATAAGCTTGCATATCCGGATTATTCCTTATGGCCAAGGGATGTACCCTTGATTCCGCGTATTTATTTATCCAGAGGCTGCATAGGAAATTGTGATTATTGCGTCGCCAATCTGCTGTTTAAAAGCAAACAAAGAAAGAGAAATATGGATGACGTAATTAACGAAATAAAGATGTTGTACTATGAATACAAAATCGAGGAAATGCTTATTGGAGATTTGTGCTTCCCATCTTCAAAAAAGGACACAATTGATTTTTGCAAGAGGATTATTGATAGCGGAATGAGGATAAGATGGTGGTGTCAGACACGACCTGAAATTCTGGATGATGAGATTCTGGGATATATGGAGAAGTCAGGGTGTGTTCAAGTTGCGTTGGGTATTGAAAGCTCCGACCCCGAGGTCTTGGAAAAAACAAATTCAAAGAAATACGGGGCTAAGGCGACACAGTCTATTTTTGATATCTGCAGTAATGTCAAAAAGTATAAAATAGCAATTCAGGGTTATTTCATCATAGGGTTACCGGGAGATACTATTGACACCAGCATCCAGACAATTAAGATGATGGACTATCTTACAGCTGAGGGCCTTGTTGACATTATGCACATCTCGGTTATGGTTCCTTACCCCGGTACAAATCTTATAAGTAATCATGATCTATATGGTCTTGAAATTATAGATAATGATTATTCCCATTATTTAATGAACTGCGATCTGATGAATGCCGGTGTTCCCGTATATAAGACGAATACTCTGGATAACTATCAAATATTCAGCTTATGGCAGCTTGCACTTAGTACGGTTGCTAAGAACTTTGAAAAAAGGGATATCAAAGATCATATCATGTTCAACGCACTTAATAATTTTGTTAATGAAATAGAAGTTTAG
- a CDS encoding phenylalanine--tRNA ligase beta subunit-related protein, which yields MEIKIDQRIVDQFDNVQIGVLVVKGLTNDYKNNYDEIDGLLKAAKKSVNDHFKDKEITQDETIIRWRGIYSQFGAKPSKFRCSIESLCRMVTSEKNDYQIRRINPLVDIYNYISLKHRIPVGGDDTDKVEGYIWLTVADGTEEFSVLNSGEKEFACEKEVIYRDEKEVLCRRWNWRESNKTKLDETTRNVCLFVEGVSVYSEEDMRGILGEMAELVRKYCGGEASISVLNSNNLKLEI from the coding sequence ATGGAAATAAAGATTGATCAAAGAATTGTGGACCAATTTGATAATGTACAAATTGGAGTATTAGTCGTTAAAGGACTGACAAATGACTATAAAAATAATTATGACGAAATAGACGGATTGTTAAAAGCTGCAAAGAAGTCTGTAAATGACCATTTCAAGGATAAAGAGATAACACAGGATGAAACTATAATAAGATGGAGAGGAATATACTCCCAATTTGGTGCTAAACCCAGTAAATTCAGATGTTCTATTGAAAGCTTATGCCGTATGGTAACATCTGAAAAGAATGATTACCAAATAAGAAGAATTAATCCGCTGGTAGACATTTATAATTATATATCTTTAAAGCATCGAATACCTGTCGGGGGAGATGATACTGATAAGGTTGAAGGGTACATATGGTTGACGGTAGCCGACGGTACGGAGGAGTTCAGTGTTCTTAATTCAGGAGAAAAAGAATTTGCCTGCGAAAAAGAAGTTATATACAGAGACGAAAAGGAAGTCCTTTGCAGACGGTGGAATTGGCGTGAAAGCAATAAGACAAAGCTGGATGAGACAACCAGAAATGTTTGTCTGTTTGTAGAGGGTGTTTCAGTATATTCTGAGGAGGATATGAGAGGAATCCTTGGTGAAATGGCTGAGTTGGTAAGGAAGTACTGTGGTGGAGAGGCAAGTATTTCTGTATTGAACAGTAATAACCTTAAACTGGAAATCTAA
- a CDS encoding aspartate aminotransferase family protein — protein MDSVKEIFQNDLKVLHPLQHISSHKEPLIVERGEGVYLYTCTGEKILDAFSGMWNVDIGYGNKEIAQTAYDQICKIAYGSNFSGSSTIPQIYLAQKLEGYAYSSLKTTFFTCGGSESNDSAFKTAQYYWKRKGKPTKTKIICLNNAYHGMTMAAASATGIPKFWNMFNKVPGFIHIANPYAYRFSEELKANETVGQAAARIFEETILKEGADTIAAFIAEPVQGSGGGIVPPEDYFPLIRKLCDKYDILMIADEIITGFGRTGKMFALNHWGVEPDILCFAKGITSGYMPLGGMQVNDKINEVIQNAPGDEAWLHGFTYSGHAASCAVALKNLEIIERDHLLENANAMGDKLTRDLASIMNYDCVGEIRRIGLLYTVEFVTDKASREKNFDLAAKMYTKCLEKGVRVRTLGNNISLAPPFIIKPEEVDYVVKVIKEALNESLR, from the coding sequence AAAATGACTTAAAGGTTCTTCATCCGCTTCAACATATTTCATCACACAAAGAACCTTTAATTGTTGAACGGGGAGAAGGTGTATATTTATATACTTGTACAGGAGAGAAGATACTTGACGCTTTTTCAGGTATGTGGAATGTTGATATTGGCTATGGAAACAAGGAAATTGCTCAAACAGCTTACGACCAGATTTGTAAGATAGCATATGGCTCCAACTTTTCAGGTTCATCCACTATACCTCAAATTTATCTGGCCCAAAAACTAGAAGGATACGCATACAGTAGTCTGAAGACTACCTTTTTTACCTGCGGAGGTTCTGAATCAAATGATTCGGCATTCAAAACAGCACAATACTACTGGAAAAGAAAAGGTAAGCCTACAAAAACAAAGATTATATGCCTGAACAATGCTTATCACGGCATGACTATGGCGGCTGCAAGTGCTACAGGCATACCGAAGTTCTGGAATATGTTCAACAAGGTACCTGGCTTTATACATATAGCAAATCCATATGCTTATAGATTCTCTGAGGAATTAAAGGCAAATGAAACAGTGGGACAGGCAGCAGCCAGGATTTTTGAAGAAACTATCTTAAAAGAGGGTGCTGACACAATTGCTGCATTTATTGCTGAACCTGTTCAGGGTTCAGGAGGAGGAATTGTACCACCTGAAGATTATTTCCCTCTTATCAGAAAACTTTGTGACAAATACGATATTCTGATGATTGCTGATGAAATCATTACAGGTTTCGGTCGTACAGGTAAAATGTTTGCATTGAATCACTGGGGTGTTGAACCTGACATACTATGCTTTGCAAAAGGTATTACAAGTGGTTATATGCCCTTAGGCGGAATGCAGGTCAACGACAAAATAAATGAAGTTATTCAGAATGCACCCGGTGATGAAGCTTGGCTTCACGGATTTACATATTCGGGGCATGCGGCTTCCTGCGCAGTTGCACTAAAGAATCTTGAAATAATTGAGAGAGACCATTTGCTTGAGAATGCAAATGCAATGGGGGACAAGCTTACAAGAGATTTGGCAAGTATCATGAATTATGACTGTGTAGGAGAAATTCGCAGAATCGGACTTTTGTACACTGTTGAATTTGTTACAGATAAAGCCTCCAGAGAAAAGAATTTTGATCTGGCAGCAAAGATGTATACAAAATGTCTTGAAAAGGGTGTACGAGTAAGAACACTTGGTAATAACATCTCTCTGGCACCTCCGTTTATTATAAAGCCGGAGGAAGTTGACTATGTTGTAAAGGTCATTAAGGAAGCACTTAACGAGAGTTTAAGATAA
- the asnB gene encoding asparagine synthase (glutamine-hydrolyzing), producing MCGISGIFKTTGHEQINRQEIFDMMDVLEHRGPDDSGHRLREYYGLGFRRLSIIDLQSGNQPIENEDGTICVICNGEIFNHIELREELRKKGHVFRSKSDVEVLVHLYEDLGERFLDRINGQFALAIIDEKRRSIMLARDQFGVMPLFYTLVDGTLLFASEIKALLTNPLVRREVDLVGMDQFFSLPHTVSPRTMFKNIKNLAPGHLMYAEAGKPDLILNQYWDLDYPLLNEEIERHSESYYMERIEELLLQSIKFRTRADVDVGAFLSGGLDSSLIVCMMKALSQNRRKIFSVDFENEEFSERKYQKIVADQLEYEHYSVPFKVDDIAERLEKVIYHTEAPVKESYNSATMALAAKARQQGIKVILTGEGSDELFAGYPSYRFDQFRKLRNQNDLSSAEEKMLRNKVWGDPLFKYEADFLKLKEDKKAVYSQQLNGCFDDFDFTNHQLVNQSKIAGRHLIHQRSYIDLKVRLMDHLVSDHSDRMLMASSVEGRFPFLDIDLVNFIRTVPPDLKLNNFKEKYILKQTAKKFVPEAIINREKYIFIAPGSPFLLRKNYDWINDLLSYETIKRQGYFNADEVERLKKKYLDPDFSLKTSIDTDYMLMIIMFCLFIKKFDMPSL from the coding sequence ATGTGCGGTATCAGCGGTATATTTAAGACAACAGGACATGAACAAATAAACAGACAAGAAATATTTGACATGATGGACGTACTTGAGCATCGAGGGCCTGACGATTCCGGCCACAGGCTTAGAGAATATTACGGACTTGGTTTCCGAAGATTGAGTATAATTGATCTGCAGTCGGGTAACCAGCCCATTGAAAACGAAGACGGCACCATCTGTGTTATTTGCAATGGGGAAATATTCAATCATATAGAGTTGAGAGAAGAACTTCGTAAAAAAGGACATGTGTTCAGAAGCAAATCAGATGTTGAAGTTTTAGTGCATCTGTATGAGGATTTGGGTGAAAGGTTTCTGGACAGAATAAACGGCCAGTTTGCGTTGGCTATTATTGATGAAAAACGACGAAGTATTATGCTGGCTAGAGACCAGTTTGGAGTAATGCCTTTATTCTACACTCTTGTGGACGGCACTTTGTTGTTTGCATCAGAGATAAAGGCATTACTTACTAATCCGCTGGTAAGAAGGGAAGTAGACCTGGTCGGAATGGACCAGTTCTTTTCTCTGCCGCACACGGTTAGTCCCAGAACAATGTTCAAAAACATCAAAAACCTTGCTCCCGGTCACTTGATGTATGCAGAAGCCGGGAAACCCGATTTGATTTTAAACCAATACTGGGATTTGGATTATCCGCTGTTAAATGAGGAAATTGAGCGGCATAGTGAGTCATACTATATGGAACGGATTGAAGAACTGCTTTTGCAATCAATTAAGTTCCGTACCAGAGCCGATGTAGATGTAGGTGCATTCTTAAGTGGGGGACTTGATTCTTCGCTAATTGTATGCATGATGAAGGCATTGTCTCAGAACAGAAGAAAGATATTTTCAGTAGATTTTGAGAACGAAGAATTTTCAGAGCGAAAATATCAGAAAATTGTGGCTGACCAGTTGGAGTATGAACACTATTCTGTACCGTTCAAAGTGGATGACATCGCAGAGAGATTGGAAAAGGTAATATACCATACCGAAGCACCTGTAAAAGAATCCTATAATTCTGCAACAATGGCTCTGGCAGCGAAGGCCAGACAGCAGGGAATTAAAGTTATTTTGACAGGTGAGGGGTCGGACGAGCTGTTTGCAGGGTATCCCAGTTACCGCTTCGACCAGTTCAGAAAGCTGAGAAACCAAAACGATTTATCTTCTGCTGAGGAGAAAATGCTGCGTAATAAGGTATGGGGTGACCCGTTATTCAAATATGAAGCAGATTTCTTAAAGCTGAAGGAAGATAAAAAAGCAGTTTATAGTCAGCAGTTAAATGGTTGCTTTGATGATTTTGATTTTACAAACCATCAGTTAGTAAATCAATCAAAAATAGCAGGAAGGCATCTTATTCATCAGAGGTCATACATAGATTTAAAGGTTCGACTCATGGATCATCTGGTATCCGATCACAGTGACAGAATGCTGATGGCAAGTTCTGTTGAAGGTAGATTTCCATTTCTGGATATTGATTTGGTTAACTTTATAAGAACGGTTCCTCCCGATTTAAAACTAAATAATTTTAAGGAAAAATACATATTGAAGCAGACCGCAAAAAAATTTGTACCTGAAGCAATTATTAACAGGGAAAAGTATATTTTCATTGCCCCCGGAAGCCCGTTCCTGTTAAGAAAAAACTACGATTGGATAAATGATTTGCTTTCATATGAAACCATTAAACGGCAAGGCTATTTCAATGCCGACGAAGTAGAGAGATTAAAGAAAAAGTACTTAGATCCCGACTTTTCTCTGAAGACATCAATTGATACAGATTATATGCTAATGATTATTATGTTTTGCTTGTTTATTAAAAAATTTGATATGCCATCTTTATAA
- a CDS encoding phosphopantetheine-binding protein, producing the protein MKETEEVLFNIWKEILERDDFTSEDDFYSLGGTSLQAFTLIMEIKKKFDLELPLMYVLTEASISSLAEVINSQLGSNES; encoded by the coding sequence TTGAAAGAGACAGAAGAAGTTTTATTTAATATTTGGAAAGAGATATTGGAGCGTGATGATTTTACCAGTGAAGATGATTTCTATTCCTTAGGGGGGACATCTTTACAGGCATTTACACTGATAATGGAAATTAAGAAAAAGTTTGATTTGGAATTACCGCTTATGTATGTATTGACAGAGGCAAGTATCAGCTCTTTAGCAGAAGTAATTAACAGTCAGTTGGGATCAAATGAATCATGA